Genomic segment of Ananas comosus cultivar F153 unplaced genomic scaffold, ASM154086v1, whole genome shotgun sequence:
CAACCAGAACAAACATGCCGATTAAAAAGCATACAGAACCAAGTTATTACCTCTCAGTTGAAGGCAACCAGGAAATTGACAATTCAGTCAATGTCGAAGCGACAACTCGCACTCATCAAATCTCATTTGCTGAGACTATAAGATGGACCACTACAAGATGGACCGAACCAGTAGAATAGAGCATGGAGAGCACatgtacaacaaaaaaaaaaaagaaaaaaagagaggaaatagCAGCAAAGACAGAAAGAAAAGAGGCAGGAAAAATCAAAACACCAAACCTACAAGCAGCCTTTCTTTAGCAGTTAGTGAACAAAAGCATTTGAACACTAGGGAGGAGGcatgaaaacaaacaaaaagacaGTAAGCATTTTCTACATTTTAGTAAAAGAGGATCCTACCTCTAATTGTCATCTACTGGAGTCTTATCCTATAAGAGAGCTAAAACGGAAATGTAACCTCAGTAGTCCAATTCCCCTTTCACTACCCTCATAGCTCAAAATACTTTtgctacctatttaatcatcatcctcatcctcatcttcCTGCAAGAAAATTAACAAAACAAGAATTATGATGATCAACAACAGTAGAAGAtacaattttgataattaaagtTAGTCCCCCTACTCCATAACAGAGCTATCAATATGGTTCCTAAACTCCTTAGTGTCAATTACATAAAGTGCCAAGAATTATCACTACCATTTAACCGTGGTACATACTCCCTTGTTGGCTTTATCCAACAAAGTTGCATCCTGGATTTTACCAACACATACAATACAAAACTAGCAAAGTTCATAAAacaaaagataaagataattaACCATTCGTGTGAATGGTTTATTAATGTTAGAAGTTCAGTTGATTGGTCAATTAAGAATAAGTGTACACTGATCTAATGATCCAAGAGAAGTGCGTACAACGACCAGTTTGGTAGCTCAACAAAAGTATAGGGACTAGCTGAAATAAGCTTGCAGCCCATTTGATTTGTTAACTTAGGAGTACAAAAAGAATAGAACTTCACCTCTCCGCTCTCTTGTTCGTCGTCCTCAACCTCGGACTTGGACTTGTCAGATCCTTCTCCCGCCTCCTCGCTACTCGCATTCCCTCCACTACTACCCTCAGCCTAATTTCATggtaaacaacaaaaataaacataagCCAAAGAACCCAAAAAGatgaacaatttttttttaaaaaaaaaaggagcaaaaacaaatttaaaggaGGACCTTCTTTTTGTCATATGCGGCAATGTTCTTGAGATAATCCGCTTTTCTCTTCTCTGCTTTGGCTACATATGGAGCCTTCTCCTGTAGTTAAATTAtaacagaaaaaaattaattaataggaaattaattgattaaatccTAAGCTAAAATGTATATGGGCGATTTATCTTAGAGAGTGTTACTCACAGAGTCCGACATGGATTTCCATTTGTCTCCACCTGCTTTGCTCACCTAATTAAAATAGATAGACATAAAATTTGCACAAAAAATAACAGATCGAGTATGTATTTCAGATCTGAAGGGGAAAAAGGCTTACGACGGAAACAAGTTTGTTCTTAGGGTTCTTCTCCTTGTATTGCTTTCTAAATTCCTCCCTTTAGAtcaaaaaaagaggggaaaaaaaaacctcaaTATAAACAAAGGATTTGATCTACGCTGTGAATCCTGTTTACgaataaatcataaaaaaagtATCATGTTGCGAGGGTTTACATGAAGACGAAGAAGGCGCTAGGAGGCCTCTTAGGCCGGTTAGGATCCTTCCCGGCCTTCTTCCCCCTCTTCACCGCCTTTTTTCCCTCATCGTCCGCCTTCCTCTTCGCCCTACGAGAAACCACGAAAAGGATCATCAAACCAGCCGAAAACCCTAGATCCGAAACCCTAGCGATCTCGAGATCGAAAAGGGCGAAGAGGACAGGGAAGGAGACTCACGCGGCTCCGCCCTTCGATC
This window contains:
- the LOC109705687 gene encoding HMG1/2-like protein, with amino-acid sequence MAGRSKGGAAAKRKADDEGKKAVKRGKKAGKDPNRPKRPPSAFFVFMEEFRKQYKEKNPKNKLVSVVSKAGGDKWKSMSDSEKAPYVAKAEKRKADYLKNIAAYDKKKAEGSSGGNASSEEAGEGSDKSKSEVEDDEQESGEEDEDEDDD